One Canis lupus dingo isolate Sandy chromosome 29, ASM325472v2, whole genome shotgun sequence genomic region harbors:
- the LOC112678605 gene encoding nuclear transport factor 2-like codes for MGDKPIWEQIGSSFIQHYYQLFDNDRTQLGTIYIDASCLTWEGQQFQGKAAIAEKLSSLPFQKIQHSITAQDHQPKPDSCIISMVVGQLKADEDPIMGFHQMFLLKNINDAWVCTNDMFRLALHNSG; via the coding sequence ATGGGAGACAAGCCAATTTGGGAGCAGATTGGATCCAGCTTCATTCAGCATTACTACCAGTTATTTGATAATGACAGAACCCAACTAGGCACAATTTATATTGATGCATCATGCCTTACGTGGGAAGGACAGCAGTTCCAGGGGAAAGCTGCCATTGCGGAAAAGTTGTCTAGCCTTCCGTTCCAGAAAATCCAGCACAGCATCACGGCACAGGACCATCAGCCCAAGCCAGATAGCTGCATCATCAGCATGGTAGTGGGCCAGCTCAAGGCTGATGAAGACCCCATCATGGGGTTCCACCAGATGTTCCTATTAAAGAACATCAATGATGCTTGGGTTTGCACCAATGACATGTTCAGGCTTGCCCTGCACAACTCCGGCTGA
- the MSC gene encoding musculin, producing MSTGSVSDPEEMELRGLQRGYPAPAPKRPPLRGAEGSYISPSDNSSAEEEDPEGEEERCALGAAGGAEGCRRKRPRVAGGGGGKKPLPPKGSAADCKQSQRNAANARERARMRVLSKAFSRLKTSLPWVPPDTKLSKLDTLRLASSYIAHLRQLLQEDRYENGYVHPVNLTWPFVVSGRPDSDTKEVSAANRLCGTTA from the exons ATGTCCACCGGCTCGGTGAGCGACCCCGAGGAGATGGAGCTGCGGGGGCTGCAGCGGGGGtacccggcccccgcccccaagAGGCCGCCCCTCCGCGGCGCCGAGGGCAGCTACATCTCGCCCAGTGACAACTCGTCGGCGGAGGAGGAGGACCCCGAAGGCGAGGAGGAGCGGTGCGCGctgggcgcggcgggcggcgcggagggCTGCAGGAGGAAGCGGCCGCGCGTGGCTGGGGGCGGCGGCGGCAAGAAGCCCCTCCCGCCCAAGGGCTCGGCCGCCGACTGCAAGCAGTCGCAGCGCAACGCCGCCAACGCCCGCGAGCGCGCGCGGATGCGCGTACTGAGCAAAGCCTTCTCGAGGCTCAAGACCAGCCTGCCGTGGGTGCCCCCCGACACCAAGCTTTCCAAGCTGGACACGCTGCGGCTGGCATCCAGTTACATCGCGCACCTGCGGCAGCTGCTGCAGGAGGACCGCTACGAGAACGGCTACGTGCACCCGGTGAACCTG ACATGGCCTTTTGTGGTCTCAGGACGGCCCGACTCTGACACCAAAGAAGTTTCCGCAGCCAACAGATTATGTGGGACCACCGCTTAG